The genomic stretch ATCATAACTGCTCTTGCGTAGTGCCTGTGCCCCTGAGTTTGGAAGAAAGCCAGATGATAGTGCATGGTTGAACTCTGCAATATATCCATCTTTTTCACGCTTTGATTTGAGTTTAGGTGTAGAATAAAAATAACGATAGACTCCACTAGGTAGATAATAGTAGATCTTTTCACTCCCTGGTTTTTTCTTATCCTTGTGAAACTTGGTTTTTCTTAAAAGTGATGGATCCTCATATTTGTAACCAACAAATATGAAGTCCTTAATGTTTAGATATTTATAATCCATAGTGATGCCTCCTTCAATTAGCAATCACTAATCAAGCCGTATTAATGGATTATTTCTCCTCATTAAAAAACAAACCCTTTTTTTACTTTTTTATCTAAAAAATCTTCCAGATCCTTTCTCCTAAAAACAAGCTTTCCTCCAAGGTTTATGTAGGAAAGCTGCTTTTGACGTCTGCTATAGTAGTCAACTGATTCAACTGGGATTTTTAGATATTCAGCAGCTTCTTCTATAGAAAATGTATCTTTATTAAGCTTCTCAATAATATTCCCCAAGTTTTGTAAGATTATTAGTGTTCTATCATCTGACATATAAGCTCCTTTACGAAGACACGATCCAACGAATTGAGGAACAACGAAATTCAAAGATTCCAATCTCTCCTGTATGCATTCCTAAGAGAACACGGCCGTAGGGATGCATTAGGATCTTCATGGGGAAGCGTCCTTTTGGCAAATGAACCTTATTGATGGAAATACCTTCATTATCAAAAAATACAATTTGTTCCCTATATCCTCTGATAACAACTTCTTCCGTGACATACATTGAGTGATGTTTTCCTCTTGTCTCCTGATGCTCTCCAATAAGCTTATTCATGATGTATTCTGATGAACTTGGGGAATTGAAAACAGATTGACCAGCTTTCACAACATTTAGTCCATCACTCCAAACTTCATCATAGAAATAATCAGGTGAAGGTTGATCAATAATAAGTTTTAGCATCCCATCAGCAACTTTGAGCCAGTAAAGATTTGAATTTGAACAAGAGACAATACATTTATCCTTAACTCTTTCAAGCTTACTCATATTCTTAATCTTTCTTCCTGGAAGGAGACGTATTTCGTTAATAACTTCTTCAGTCGCTAATGATATGTATTGAATGCATGATCCTTCTTCATCATTTCCATGAGCAATAACAATTGTTCCATCTTGGAAATCACAAATAGAAGTTATTTCAGACCTCTGACCATCTAATATAGGTACTGCGTTGAAGTCTTTATTAATAAGCAGAAGATTCCCATCAACAGTTCCAATCAATAGCTGCTTTTGATCTTGATAATTGATGATTGCAGAAGCTGCAATCCTGTCATTAACAAGCTTATCAAACTTGAGGACTTCTAATGTTTCACTCTTTACAACAGCAATAGATCCATCCTCAGAGACGCTGATAAATTTGGTCATGTCATCAAAGTGTTCATGTACTCCAACGACAACATCAGAATGTACTGGAATGATATTGCCGCTAATTTTATTACCTTTAAAAATTTCTATTCCACGTCTTGCCATTATCTTTCTCCCACACGACCAAGATCTCTTTTGATCTCATGCTTTAATGTTGAAGTTGGATGAAACATGCCAGATGCAATTGCAGTAAGTGCCATGTCATCTTCCAGAACTCTAGCTACTTCGGCATCATTCCAGCCTTGGCCACCATCTGTTCTAGATAAATGGCGTGTGTGAATAATGGCGTCAGCCAGAGTCAGCTCATAGCTACTATGGACGGCTCTTCTAACAACTGTGATCTCTGTTGTACTTGAGATTTTTAGCTTCTTAACCCAGTAATTAACAACAGCATGAATTAGCCTGAAGTCTGCATTGATAAAGAGTGTATTAGTGTTCATTACATATCTACCAATACGATCTTCCATATCGCCTTCATCTCGTTGTCCAATATTTGAATCTACAGGACTCCTAGATAACCAAACAATCTGTGGATAATCTTTTCCTCGACCATCCTCAACGGCTTTATTATTGCCCCCTTGTTGTGAGTAGTAGGTCTCAGATATTTCTCCACCGCTACCTTTCTTCTCTCCAGGGTTTTTGACGTGACCATCTTTTGGGGTCCATTCATTATTTCCATCATTATGGCCAGGGCCACTACCTTCACCATGGATATATGAGAACTCAGTTTCAAGTTCGGCATAAAGATCTCCACTCTTTGATTTTTTAAATCTTGGAATTTTGATCCTTTCCATAAGTTGTTTTAAGCGAAGCTTAAAGCTTTTAGAATTATCATCCCCAAGCTTTGATTCCATAAATTCCTTAATAGGTTTAGGCATCTTCTCTTTAAATTCAGCAGCAATATGCTCAAGCTCAAGATCACGACCGTTAACTTTTAGACCACTTCTTGTGATATCTGCTCTTATATTGTCACTAATAGGCTCAATATAGAGAAAGATCTGACTACCACCTGCAAGGATGGAAAACTTCTGAAGCCAAAGATTACTTGGAGAAAGGCGATTATAGATTTCACCTTTATGGATAATTGCAATATGACCTTTGGCCCCATTGTCAGTGCCTAGAAGAGTATTGTTCTTTTTTAAGAAGTCTTCTGGTTGTATCCACCAGTGAACAATGACTTCATCAAGTTTAACTTTTCCCTTAGCTAATGGACTCTTGTCCAAAAAACCTTTTGTTCCAATAATTCTTCGATTCTTTGTTCCTCCATAGGCATCATTACTATCGTCAGCAGTAAGTACAATACCTGACGGGATTTCATGAAACTTTTTGTTTAAGTTTTGGATGATTGCCTTAAAGCCAACATCACTTCGTTTTGCATTCGTAGTCATTTGTGTTCCTCCTAGTTATCAAAGTTTTTCCTTCTGGCGGTATTTTCATTTTTATTTTTACCGAGAAGGGTTACCGAAGTGCCGCTTTTGGCATTTCTAAGAATTGTTGGAACATCCTTGTTTGATATTTTGACTGGGCCATGAATGAGGTACAGACCATTCTTACTTGAAATGGTCATTTGGTAGCATTTCCCATTTTTCTTTGATTTGTAGACAACCCCATGTGGATTTTGCTTAAGAGCAGAGATTTTCCCTCCAACTCCAAAATTACCAGTTTCACCATGATTTTTATTACCACCTTCGACCGCCAAGGTACCTAGATGACTTTCCATCTCACTAGGAGTCATGCCATCACCGTTATCCACAATCATAAGTTTCTCAACTTTAAACTTAGCTTTGTAGATAGGGTCAACTCCCCAGTGAATTTGTCCTTTAACAACTTTTGTTCTTTTAATGGCCTCAATGGAATTTACAGTCAGTTCTCTGATGAACTGTTCTGGTGAGACACCATTAGACATGATGTTTAGTAGTCTACTTACATTTTCAACTTTTAGTTCTTTCATACTGTTTCCTGCCTTTTTTGTTAGCCCTGCGTTAAGTAAAAATAACATAATTTGAATTATTGTCAAGCAATATTGTCAGACAATAAAGATGTGCAACGATGATTTACAACATTTGCTTTACATTCGCATACTTATGGATCAAAATTTTGGATGTAACATTTACAAATCAGGACGAAATTTATGAATAAGAAAGGTCGACAGCCATCGGATTACCCTCAATTTGCCTTCAGGCTCTCAGCTACCGCAAAGGAAAAGTTAACAGAGATGATTAATGAGGTAACAGATTACTGTAATAAAGACCTTGGTCCAGGTGAATACATGTTTCGAAAAAATGAAATCATCATTGAAGCACTAGAACGTGGATTAAAAGATATTAAGAAAAAGCCAATGAAAAAGAATTAAAGGACTGGTGATATATGCAACTTCAATCGAGGAATTTTTATTTTTTAAAAGAGCATGATGAATCACTGGAAAAACTTGGTGCACTTGCTGAGTTATATTTTGTAAATGATCCCAACACATCACTAATAAAACTTCGTCAATTTGCTGAAATGTTGGCCAAATTTATTGCTGCAAAGATTGGTCTTGAAGATGTTTACAGAGAAAATCAAGTAGATCTTTTAAATAGACTAAAACATAAAGGTGTCCTTTCTGATACTGCACTAGATATTTTTCATTCGATCAGAAAAGCTGGGAATAAAGCCAGTCATGGAACCTTTAATGATCATGCTACTATTCTAGAGCTTCTTCGTATGGCCCAAAAAGTTGCAGTTATGTTTCATAAGGCAATGACCAAACAGGATAAATTTGATCCAGGCCCATTTGTCCCACCTTCTGACCCGTTTAGTGAAAATAAAGATTTAAAAAATGAAATTCAAAAGCTTAGAGACATTGCTAATAAGCGACTAGGAGAAAAAGAGAAGCTTCGTATTCAGCTAGAAGAAGAACGGTTAAAAGTTGATTCTATCAGCGAGTTCCAAAAAGAATGGGATAAAGCTGGAACTGAACTAGATAATAAGCAAAGTGAAATTGATTCAAAAATCAAAACTATCCAAAAAGCAGCTTCAAAAGAATCATCTGTAGAAAGAAAGAAGCTTGAAGAACTATTCTTTAAATCAAGTAATCTCGATCTAAATGAAGATGAAACTCGTCGCATGATTATTGATGGAAAGCTTCAGCTTAGAGGCTGGGAAGCTGATACCAAGAATATTAGGTTCTCTAAAGGTACACTACCTGAAAAAGGACGAAACCTCGCCATTGCTGAATGGCCTACCAATAATGGTCCTGCTGATTATGCATTATTTATAGGTGAAAAGTTAGTTGGTGTTGTTGAAGCTAAAAAATGGAAAACTGATGTTGCAAAAGATTTAATGCAAGCAGAGCGATACTCTTCAGGCATTAAAGATGAAGACAAAGAATATATCATCAACGAATGGGATTCATACCGAGTGCCTCTTGCTTTTTCTACTAACGGCCGTGGATACCTTGAACAAGTTAAAACGAAAAGTGGTATTTGGTTTAGGGATTTGAGGCTAAAAAGTAATCTTGCTAGACCACTAACAGAATGGCCAACTCCTAGAGAGATTGAGGATATTCTCAAATATGACGAGGAAAAAGCGAACTTTGACCTAAAAAATGAAAATATAGACATCCTTCCACTACGTCGCTACCAAAAGCAGATGATAGATGTTGTTGAAGAAGCAATACTAAAAGGTGAAAGAAAAGCTCTTGTCGCTATGGCAACTGGTACAGGAAAAACCAGAACAGCAATTTGTTTAGCCTACAGGTTAATTAAAACTAAAAAGTTTAATCGAATCCTCTTCCTAGTAGATAGAACTTCTCTGGGTGATCAAGCAAAGGATAGCTTTGAAGAATTAAAGATCGATGGAGGGAGAACTTTTGCTGAAATTTATAATATCGAAGGACTTGATAAAATTGAACCAGAACTAGAAACGAAAGTGCATTTTGCTACAGTTCAAAGCTTAGTTAAAAGAATACTCTATCCTTCTGATTTAGAAGAAATTCCTTCTGTTAGACAGTATGATTGTATTATCGTAGATGAGTGTCATCGAGGATATACGCTAGATAAAGAACTAAGTGAACATGAGTTTACTTATAGAAGTGAGCAAGATTTTATTTCTAAGTATCGTCGTGTTATTGATCATTTTGATGCTGTTAAAATAGGTCTTACTGCAACCCCTGCAAAGCACACCAATGATATTTTTGGAAAACCACTTAAGTTTTATACTTATTCAGAAGCTGTCGTTGATGGATTCCTTGTTGATCATGAGCCACCTATCGTGATCAAGACCAAGTTATCAGAAGAAGGAATTAAGTGGGAAAAAGGCGACGACGTTCAAGTGTATGACCCAGAAGATGGGAATATTGACGTAATCAATATGGAAGATGAAGTTAAAATTGAAGTAGAAAACTTCAATAAACAAGTCATAACCGAGAACTTTA from Halobacteriovoraceae bacterium encodes the following:
- a CDS encoding helix-turn-helix domain-containing protein; the protein is MSDDRTLIILQNLGNIIEKLNKDTFSIEEAAEYLKIPVESVDYYSRRQKQLSYINLGGKLVFRRKDLEDFLDKKVKKGFVF
- the hsdR gene encoding type I restriction-modification system endonuclease, with protein sequence MQLQSRNFYFLKEHDESLEKLGALAELYFVNDPNTSLIKLRQFAEMLAKFIAAKIGLEDVYRENQVDLLNRLKHKGVLSDTALDIFHSIRKAGNKASHGTFNDHATILELLRMAQKVAVMFHKAMTKQDKFDPGPFVPPSDPFSENKDLKNEIQKLRDIANKRLGEKEKLRIQLEEERLKVDSISEFQKEWDKAGTELDNKQSEIDSKIKTIQKAASKESSVERKKLEELFFKSSNLDLNEDETRRMIIDGKLQLRGWEADTKNIRFSKGTLPEKGRNLAIAEWPTNNGPADYALFIGEKLVGVVEAKKWKTDVAKDLMQAERYSSGIKDEDKEYIINEWDSYRVPLAFSTNGRGYLEQVKTKSGIWFRDLRLKSNLARPLTEWPTPREIEDILKYDEEKANFDLKNENIDILPLRRYQKQMIDVVEEAILKGERKALVAMATGTGKTRTAICLAYRLIKTKKFNRILFLVDRTSLGDQAKDSFEELKIDGGRTFAEIYNIEGLDKIEPELETKVHFATVQSLVKRILYPSDLEEIPSVRQYDCIIVDECHRGYTLDKELSEHEFTYRSEQDFISKYRRVIDHFDAVKIGLTATPAKHTNDIFGKPLKFYTYSEAVVDGFLVDHEPPIVIKTKLSEEGIKWEKGDDVQVYDPEDGNIDVINMEDEVKIEVENFNKQVITENFNKVVVQELIKHLEPLERMKGKTLVFCARDDHADMVVNLLKTELEKEYGEGSIPNDLIVKITATADRPKQLIKKFKNETYPNIVVTVDLLTTGIDVPEITNLVFLRRIRSRILFEQMLGRATRLCEDIDKDSFKIYDAVGVYNSLKNFTSMKPVVKNPKVSFEELAGALDDVEQDGAKNEIVEQILAKFQAKKKHLKGEDLETFKALTKMDPSEFVDHLKEKKGRVLFDEDLAKFLDRLRAEITPVLISTHNDEVTEVSIGLPDGKEVKDYLSEFKSYIVQHEEDLPALKIVLTAPRDLKRDDLKKLQATLMAAGFGERTLDAVHKELSGEEMAASIIGHIRKAMDKDILIPFNERLHEALDKLKKKHDFKKGQLIWLERITKQIEAEKVVDRDSLNSGIFRTEIGGFEGLNKIFEGNLDSVLGELHEYIWQRKSK
- a CDS encoding ATP-binding protein; translated protein: MKELKVENVSRLLNIMSNGVSPEQFIRELTVNSIEAIKRTKVVKGQIHWGVDPIYKAKFKVEKLMIVDNGDGMTPSEMESHLGTLAVEGGNKNHGETGNFGVGGKISALKQNPHGVVYKSKKNGKCYQMTISSKNGLYLIHGPVKISNKDVPTILRNAKSGTSVTLLGKNKNENTARRKNFDN